Below is a genomic region from Candidatus Methylomirabilota bacterium.
GGGACGTGCGCTGGAGCAGGAACAACTCGTTCTTCTCGATGATGGTGGTGGGCAGGTACTCCGTCGCGAAGATCTCCTCGCGGGTGATCCCCAGGCCCTCGGCCAGACGGATGTAGAGATAGGCGTGGGCCGTGGTCTTGCCGCCGACCGTGTCCTCTCCGCCCTCCTCCACCACCAGGGGGATCAGGGCGCGCTGGCGCTCGAGATCCTCCAGGGTCGGCATGTACCCGCCGACCGAGATGATCTTCCACGCCGCATGGCGGAGGGTGTCCAGGAAGAAACATCCCTGCTGACGGATGACCTGTTGCACTTGCGATCGACTGAGGCGGCCTTCCCAGATCAGCTGGAACAGCCGGTGATGCAGCCATGGATGGGTGTCCCGCGCCTCTTGCAGCAAACTCCTCGCGAACTCCGCCGACGCCACCGCCATGGGACACCTCCTCTTTCGAGCGCCGGCTCCACCGACGCCAACCGTGTCGGGGCGCGTCTCGTGCCCCCGCCAGGCTAAGAAAGGGGGCCGTCGAGGCCCCCTCCGACCCCCTAGCCGGGCGTTACTCCGGCGGCTATCCGCGACGACGGCGCGGGACCGGCTCCCGCTATCCCGCCTTGTGGCGCTGGCCGCATCGCCGACGGCTTCACCCGCGCCCGATGGCGCGCGGAAGGCGCGGTCATGATACCGCTTCGAGCCGGGCGACCTCCACCAGATTGGAGTGGAACGCCGGGCCGTCGCCCAGGTCGGTGACGCGGTCGCTGGTGAGCACGTTGACGCCCTGCCCGCCCGGGTGGAAGCGGTGCCACCAGATGCCCTCGATCACCACGACCCCGGGGCGCGTATCGCCCGTCACCCGCGCGGTGAAGCGCGCCGCGCCCCGGCCGTTGAAGACATGCACCGTGGCGCCGTCGTCGATCGCCCGGGCGGCGGCGTCGGCGGGCGAGATGAGCACGGTCGGCGACTTCTGCCGATCTCGCAAGCGCTGCGACTGGCTGAACGACGAGTTCAGGAAGAAGCGGTTGGGAGGCACGATGCACTGCAGCGGATAACGCGCGCGCAGCTCCGCGTTGTCCGGGCCTTCGGCCAGCGGCAGGTACGTCGGCAAGGCCGGCCACCCGCGGGCAGCCAGGCTCGCCGAGGAGAACTCCACCTTGCCCGACGACGTGGGGGCGCCGTCGGCGAAGGGCATGTAGGGCCGCGGCAGGGTCAGGCGGATCGAGCCCTCCTGGCGCAGGCGCTCGTACGTGATCCCGGCGACAGTGGCGTCGCCGCCGGCCAGGAACTCCGCGATGAGCTGGGCCGGCGCCTTGGCGTAGTGCTCGCGGGCCACGCCCAGGGCCGCGGCCAGGAGGCCGAAGACCTCCCAGTTCGATTTCGCCTCGCCGGGCGGCGCCAGCACGGGCAGCGCGAGCTGCAGATGCAGGTGACCGTACGAGCGATAGAGGTCTTCGTGCTCGAGCGACATCGTGGCCGGCAGCACGAGGTCGGCCCGGTGCGCCGTGTCCGTCATCACCTGCTCGTGAACGACCGTGAACAGGTCCTCCCGGGCCAGACCGGCCAGGACCAGGCGCTGGTTCGGGCAGACCGCCGCCGGGTTGGAGTTGTAGACGTAGAGCGACTTGACCGGAGGCGCCAGGGCGGCGTCGGTGAGCACGCGTCCCAGATGGATCATGTTGACCGTGCGAGGCGGCGGCGGCGGCATGAGGTCGGGACGCTCGAGGACCGCGTAGTCGAAGCCGAACGCCCCGCCGGACGACAGCAGGGCGCCTCCGTGCGGATCGGCGTAGGCCCCGGTCAGCGCCGGCAGGCAGGCGATGGTCCGGCAGGTCATGCCGCCGTT
It encodes:
- a CDS encoding iron-containing redox enzyme family protein translates to MAVASAEFARSLLQEARDTHPWLHHRLFQLIWEGRLSRSQVQQVIRQQGCFFLDTLRHAAWKIISVGGYMPTLEDLERQRALIPLVVEEGGEDTVGGKTTAHAYLYIRLAEGLGITREEIFATEYLPTTIIEKNELFLLQRTSPLEALCGGNIATESINPVHMERMAQALEKHYGVDRAALEFYTVHMEVEGDHAARAVRLLERLAVTDEEQARGRLALRRAITARRICADGMLAAFVDGASSTTALD
- a CDS encoding molybdopterin-dependent oxidoreductase codes for the protein MRSVCPHDCPSACSLQVTVQDGRLTNVTGNPAHPFTQGVICGKVRAYAERVHSPLRVLRPLRRVGPRGGGRFEPISWPAAIDEIAERWRAIIRQHGAEAILPFSYAGTMGQVQYHAGHPLFHALGASRLDRTICVSTAYAGWRATVGAVTGNDSEQMVGADLVVLWGINAAYSTVNVMTLVKQARRRGARIIAIDPYRTPTAAEADEHLMVRPGTDAALALAVMHVLISEGRVDRQYIGRATYGYEELARHVQAYAPERVAPIVGLSTEAIVGFARRYGAGPRAFIRLGIGLSRHDNGGMTCRTIACLPALTGAYADPHGGALLSSGGAFGFDYAVLERPDLMPPPPPRTVNMIHLGRVLTDAALAPPVKSLYVYNSNPAAVCPNQRLVLAGLAREDLFTVVHEQVMTDTAHRADLVLPATMSLEHEDLYRSYGHLHLQLALPVLAPPGEAKSNWEVFGLLAAALGVAREHYAKAPAQLIAEFLAGGDATVAGITYERLRQEGSIRLTLPRPYMPFADGAPTSSGKVEFSSASLAARGWPALPTYLPLAEGPDNAELRARYPLQCIVPPNRFFLNSSFSQSQRLRDRQKSPTVLISPADAAARAIDDGATVHVFNGRGAARFTARVTGDTRPGVVVIEGIWWHRFHPGGQGVNVLTSDRVTDLGDGPAFHSNLVEVARLEAVS